Within the Trichoderma breve strain T069 chromosome 3, whole genome shotgun sequence genome, the region GACTTTGTCGACGAGAAGCTATTCATTGCCTACGCTAGGTTTGAGTCCAAGCTCAAGGAATATGAGCGAGCGAGAGCCATTTACAAATACGCCCTTGACCGCCTGCCCCGATCAAAATCAAGACTGCTGCACTCGGCATACACGACATTCGAAAAGCAGTTTGGCGACCAGGACGGCGTGGAGGATGTGGTCCTCTCAAAGAGACGGGTGTTTTACGAGGAGCAGGTGCGCGAGAACCCTAAAAACTACGATGCGTGGTTCGACTACGCCGGCCTGGAGGAGGCATCTAGGGATGCAGACCGTGTCCGGGATGTCTACGAGCGAGCGATTGCCCAAGTGCCCCCAACCCAGGAGAAGCGGCACTGGCGCCGATACATTTACCTGTGGATATTCTACGCGGTGTGGGAGGAGCTCGAGGGCCAGGACGTAGAGCGCGCCCGGCAGATCTACACCACATGCCTAAATCTGATACCCCATACCAAGTTTACGTTTGCCAAGATATGGCTGCTTGCGGCGCAGTTTGAGGTTCGACAGGGCGACCTGGGGGCTGCCCGAAAGCTGCTGGGGCGTGCGATCGGCATGTGCCCCAAGGACAAGCTGTTCGACGGCTATGTCGATCTAGAGCGGAAGCTGTTTGAATTCGTTCGCTGCCGGAAGCTATACGAGAAGCACGTTGAGTACAACTCAACAAACTGCCAGACGTGGATCAAGTTTGCCGAGCTGGAACGCGGTCTGGACGACCTCGATCGTGCGAGGGCCATCTTCGAACTGGCCGTCAGCCAGCCCCAGCTGGACATGCCAGAGCTGCTGTGGAAGGCCTACATcgactttgaagaagaagagggcgagtACGAACGGACGCGCGACCTGTACGAGCGACTCCTCGAGAAGACGGACCACGTCAAGGTCTGGATCAGCTACGCCCACTTCGAAATCAACATCcccgaagacgacgaggccgacgaggagcaagaagagcagcccGTCAGCGACGAGGCAAAGGCCCGCGCCCGCAAGGTCTTTGAGCGCGCCCACAAGAGCATGCGCGACAAGGACCTCAAGGAGGAGCGCGTCAGCCTGCTCAACGCCTGGTTGTCCTTTGAGCGCACGCACGGCTCCGACGCCGACGTGGACGCCGTGCAGAAGCAGATGCCGCGCAGGGTCAAGCGCCGGAGGAGAGTCCAGgacgagagcggcggcgacaaCGAGGACGTCTACGAGGAGTACTTTGACTACGTCTTCCCGGCGGACGACCAGCAGGCCAAGAACCTGTCCAACATTATGGCCATGGCGCAGAAGTGGAAGCAGACAGGCGGCGATTTGTCCGGCGCTTCGTGAGGGTTGTGTGCGATTCCTTCTGTTGCCGTATTTACAACGTTTCTTTTGGGGGCAGAATACAAAATATTCCCGTCTAATACTCCGAtacatctctctctctctctctgtctaATTTCACTCCCCCTCCGTCTCTCTTCACTCTATCAACCAATGTGATTTCACGCATGCATGCACTCCTcacaagaagacgacgatgagacACATGGGAGAGGGGGCCACTCACATAccacacacatacatactcgtacatacgcATACGCATGTACATGCAACCCGCCTCAAACATCACGATATCAAAATCCATTCGCTCCAGGGGGGACGCACAACGACGTCACCACTATTTCACATCGCATGCTCCCATGCAAGCAGTGGGGGTGGTCGGGCCGCGCACTGTGACGTTTCAGACTAAAcaaggggggaggagaaaaaaagacgtGTCCGAGATCTTGATGCAGTTGGATGCCGCTTACACAAGTCATGATGTCATAGACTTGGGGAAATCTTGAATGCTGGAGTTTTTGCCAGGGAGcggaaagaaaagattgCGTAGTTTTTCTATTTTTGATCGAGTGACCAAGGGCCACGAAAAGGATAATGTCTTTAGTCCATATGCAAAATGACGAATTTACTTGATGCCATGCATTAATCACacagtttttttttgtcctcTACCTTTCcattatataaaaaacatAAAAGCACTCATTAATATCAGTCATCATAATTCGTAAATCGGAGTCCAGCTTGCCAGGCCCCCACACATGCAAGGAAATCAATGTAAGCCATCCAAGAATTCCGTCCCTCAACCTGTTTTCCAACCCAAGTGTTCCAATCATCGTAGATCTACCCTTCCTCTGCATCGCCCGCCCTGGGCCGTCTTTGCCGGACCTACTGCATATCCCTTCCTGCTTCATTGAGATTCTAGGATGTGCCACGTTACCTAGCATGGCCGTTATCCAAGAATTCATCAAGCCCGCGCCTTTCTCGTGTTGGCCTGCATGGAAACGTGTACCAATCCATGCAAAGTGCCAGATCCGGCCTTGATTCCGAGAAATAACTGGCTCCTCTCGTCAATCGATCGAGTTGCGGCCGTGCTCGAGCATGCCGATTCTCCGCAATGGCCATGATTCCATCCTCTCGGGTGCATTCCTTATTCTCCGGAAAGGAACAAGCACTCAGTAGCGCCGGTGATCTGTAGCAAATCAATCATTATTAGTCAGTTGTTCTTAATATAGATGCAAGAGTATTGAAGAAAACAATTTTGCTAAGCTCAAAGCTCAATCTATATAGCAGCACGCAGCACATGAAGTCATTTCAAAGGTTTCACGGTCCCTGATTGGAAGGTGGGTAACCAATGCCAATATTAGAACGAAAGTAGTCTTCCCGCAGTTATACCATCCAAGTCGTGTAGTGAATGGTTTAAGTGACGGGGTGAGCTCGTAGAATCTGAAACGTAGAAATGGAATGAAAGGTTGTTATAAAAGgaatgttgttggttggcGCTCAGACTCCTTAGTGGTGGTGGCTCAACGGCTATCCCGCCTGAGAGGCGGTTGGAGTTGAGAGACCGCACTGTATCTGCGGTCGAGGATGTATACTCCATCCTCATTGTCTCCATAGTATCCGTCGTTTCTCGGCCGCGATGAAGTTGACCAGCTTGAGGAtcgttttctttctccaagCTTCTGGCGCTTCTCTGCTCGCTTCTCACGGCGGCGCTCTTTTTCGCTCTTCCACTCTCTGCACTCGTGAGTCATATCTCTAGCTTCTTTGAGCTCGGATAATGCGCCCTTGATACCAATGGCGGCTATACCGACCGAAGCTGCGTCTTGCATGATAGCTTTGGCCCtgagcttcttggcttcttgtgaagagagaaggccTTCTTTGACTGCTTCTTTCCGtgccttcctcttctccatgcTTTTATAGACTCCATGTGCTGCGTGAACTGTGGCAATGGTCGCAAGACCTGTAGTTATAACTTGCTTACCTCTCATTTTCTTGGCCCTTCTCTCATCCTCGGAGGAGTCTCCTAAATCGGACTCAGATCCATACCCACCCCTCCTGCGGGATTGGTCCCGAGATCGAGAACGGTCTCGGTCACGGGATTCACCACGGCCTCCACGGCGTCGGTATCTAGGATCATCGTATACGTGATCATCATCTCGTCGACCGCCGGAGTGGCGTGAGCTCCGGTCGTCATAGTCGTCATCATAATCGCGTCGGCGACGGTCATCAGCAGCGACGAGAGCACCGCTGCCGAAGCCTAGCTTCGCAAGACCATCTCGTGCCTTGTCCACAACGCTGCGGCTTCGGCTGCGGTGACGATCCCGATCTCGCGAGGGGCTTCTAGAAAAGCTCCTGTCGCGTCCACGGGATCGCGATCGATCAAAGGCCTTTTTAGCGCCGAGGGCACCCAATCCAGCCGTTGCAAGTGCTGCGAGGCCGACACCTCCATGGCCGTCCTTTGATCGTGCACGAGATCGGGAGCGGCTTCTGCCAGTGCGACGGTCCTCTTCAATGTCATTCCTGGAGCCGTTGATCAAGCGGTTGCCCACCAGACCTCCGATGACTGACTCGGCGAGACCCAGCTTTCCGTGGTCCGCGCCGTGGGCGGCATCCACAGTGGCGgcaccggcggcggcagtaAGAATTCTCTTGGTCTTTTCTCCCCTCCAGCCGCCGGGCTCCTTGGCGACCCGGAAAGCCTCGGTGGCTCCGGCAAGAAGCGAGGCGATGGCGGCCTTTTGGACTTTGCTGGCACCTCTGCCGCTTCTGGAGCTCGAGCGGGAACGACCGCTGCGGACGCTGCGTGAGCCAGGGCTACCACCGCGGCTCCGAGTGTCAGAGTGCCTGTCGTCACCTAGGCCAGTGAGAGACTTAACGGCGGCTCCAAGACCGGTAGCGGCGATTGCACTCTCAAGGAAGTTCTTGtggcccttcttctccttggtatCGCTCTCACCATCCGACTCATAGTAGTCGTCAAGGCGGCCGTCCCGGCCACGCTGGAGAATGTAGGTTGCCTTCTGATCCTTCCTTGCTTGCTGTTTGCTGTAGAACTCAGCACCTCCATATGCAGCGAGTGCGCCAAAGCCCGCGAGCGCGGCCGACGACAGTGCATTGCGCTGCACTGGAGTGCCATTTCcctccttcttggcttcaTGGCGGTCATAGAGTTCTTTGCCGCCCACGAGGAGGGCGGCGCcggcaacagcagcaatgagcttctcttgcttcGATAAAGTCTTGGTGTGCTTGGGCTTTCTGTCACGATCATCGCCTCCATGGCTGCTCCCAGCATACCTTGAGTGGCGGTCACTGTCCCGGGCGTCGAGCCGCGATCCATAAGTGCGGCGGTATTCGTAATCCTCCTGGTAGTAGCCGGGCTCTGCAGAACGAGCACGGCGCACATCGTGAGTGTGAACGTAGTCTCGTCCACTGGGTGGCGGGAAATCACGACGAACTTCCTCTACAGAGAGGCTGCTGTCGCGAGGGTCTGCGCGAGGAACGAGGTCGCGGTTCCGAACGTTGGCATCTCCATAGTTGTCAAAATAGCGGGGATCGCGGTCATCCACGACGTCCCCTCGCAAGTAGCGACGGGAATATTCAAAGTCCTGCCCGCTGTGGCTCGCCAtttggaagaagagttgaTTCTGCCTTGTGTCGTCCTGTAGAGGGTGGTTGGTTCGTAGAGATGAAGCGTCTAAGTGCGCTGGCGGGGTAGCTGGCTTTTATAATATGCCGCACAAAACTACGGACGAAAGCAACTGCCGATCTAGCCCTTGTATTTGTTGCTTTACTTTGGTGCAAGAGTCAGCTGATGAGCGCTTCTGCGggtgtttttgcttttctgcTGGTGTCTGGCGCGTCGATGCCGGTGTTTGCAGCAGATATACTCGTATCTTGACGGTAACAGTTGGAAGAGGTTTGAAGAAGTAAAAAGAAACTTCGGCTGCAAGATTTGCGAGAGGCAGGACCAAAAGACATTGTCGAATTGGGGGCCTTGGAAGGAGGGACTTGGCCGCAGCGCCTGCATGAAGCAGCGGGGCAAGACGTAATGGCGACACATGAAGATGACCGGGGGTAGGCGCACCCCTGCTGTTGCcctgcttttgtttttgccttGCGCTCGGGCTGGCGATTTGATAGGGCAAGGCGGTCTGAGCGGCATAATTGCTGAACTGCAGGCTTTTACCATACCGTACAGTAATGCACTGATGCCATGCACAGACAGAGAAGGCTGTGGCTCAGCAGCTGCGCCTCATGGTTCAGTTGGTTGAGATTCTTGTGTTCGTAACGGTTGAGGCGATATTCAGCAATCTTGAAGGGTTACTTGACCTACTAACCTTGGTACGCAGCAACTATCCGCTCAATATTCGTGTAGTCAAAGATCAAACTCACCCATCATGTCTCCCAACAAAcacacgcacgcacgcacacaCAAACTCGGGCGCTCCGATGTCCTCCCACTCGCTCTTGTGGTGTTCATattcagcctcagcagccaagcagagaGGGAGCGCTTCTAGGCCTGCTAGACTCCTCTACGTCTGGTCAAGCTTCGGTCGGTCGACTGAACCAGAGCCAGCTGAGTAGCCTCATGCCCGTCTTGGACACCGGGTGACCGACAGCTGCTAATCTCACATAACTCCCCTACTGTACACAAGCACATTACGTCGCCTGATATTATTCAAGTCTATGTGAAGTCTGTATCTCCCTTGCCATGCCGTCTCAACAACCTCACGGGAGAACCCACGGCCACCCGCCGCCTAGAACAAGCCCCAACGCCACATCCAGCCTGAGCCCGAATCTGAGCGCCTCTTTGGCATGGAAATCaaatcttctcttccatgtTTCTTCTCCCTATTGTTCTGCTCAATTGCCTACTAGGTAATACGTCGACCCCGCTTCTCTCCCGAGGCCTCACCCGCCTTTTCGACTCGTTAGCCACACACGCCAGCCACCCGTGACTTGACCTCATTCGCTGGATGTGGCTCGTGACGGGATTTATTGGTTGAAACAGAGGCTGTCGCTCAAGCCACTTTATGGCGGGGTGACCTCTTTGGAGAATGATGTCATGCCTCTTGCGCAGAGGAAAAATGAAATGCTCCCAACAATACGCCTGGTAACAGATACAGATGTTGTATTGCATCATCTACAACGGTCTATTTAGTGATCGCCATCAGTTCTTATAGCATTTACAATTAAATAGACTATATTCTCAGAACCGTAGAAAAAGAGCATTACAACCTTACGGCTCTGCGCTCGTTTCCCTCGTAAATACAACCAGGGCAACGGCTCTACAAGGCCATATCCATCTTCCCTTTCTAGCCTAGCGCAACTTGCACCTTATCGTGACACTGCCGTACCTTTGTAACAACAGCTTCTCACAATGCTTAAGTCTCCAAACCCAGCCAGTCGAATGCTACTCTGGTATCGCTTCGTTATCCAAAGATATAAAGTACCTTGCCTTGATTACTTTACCCCCGTAAGAATCGAAACTGCGCAATTAAATGGGGCCGaaagagaaggggaaaaaaaaaagtacacGCTGCCCGCCCGCTATGTGACGACGTATGTGACGAGGCTCAGCCTGGGCAACTGTCTACATTCCAATCATACACGCTTTATCGGCTTTTGAACTCGACAAAATTTACCATCATTTTCATGCATGCTCctctgctttctcttcttcatttgATTTACAGATGACCAAATCTGTCACTCAACTACCTTGACAACCCTATCGCATCAGATGCCAGATACAGCAAATACTTCAAAACCATGCATCACTTCATCGCCGCTGTCCTCGCAACAAGCTCTCTCGCCTTGGCGCATCACTCAATGTAGGTCTTCTTAGTACCTGG harbors:
- a CDS encoding HAT (Half-A-TPR) repeat domain-containing protein; the encoded protein is MESSRGPPKVKNKAAAPIQISAEQLLREAVDRQEVQIQAPTQRFADLEELHEYQGRKRKEFEDYVRRNRVKLSNWLQYAQWELEQKEFARARSVFERCLDVHPNDVQVWTRYIEAEMKSRNINHARNLLDRAVTRLPRVDKMWYKYVYMEEMLGNIPGTRQVFDRWMQWRPNEAAWSAYIKLEKRYGEFDRAREIFQTFTMVHPEPRNWIKWAKFEEEYGTSDLVREVFGTAVETLGDDFVDEKLFIAYARFESKLKEYERARAIYKYALDRLPRSKSRLLHSAYTTFEKQFGDQDGVEDVVLSKRRVFYEEQVRENPKNYDAWFDYAGLEEASRDADRVRDVYERAIAQVPPTQEKRHWRRYIYLWIFYAVWEELEGQDVERARQIYTTCLNLIPHTKFTFAKIWLLAAQFEVRQGDLGAARKLLGRAIGMCPKDKLFDGYVDLERKLFEFVRCRKLYEKHVEYNSTNCQTWIKFAELERGLDDLDRARAIFELAVSQPQLDMPELLWKAYIDFEEEEGEYERTRDLYERLLEKTDHVKVWISYAHFEINIPEDDEADEEQEEQPVSDEAKARARKVFERAHKSMRDKDLKEERVSLLNAWLSFERTHGSDADVDAVQKQMPRRVKRRRRVQDESGGDNEDVYEEYFDYVFPADDQQAKNLSNIMAMAQKWKQTGGDLSGAS